In Nocardioides sp., a genomic segment contains:
- a CDS encoding DEAD/DEAH box helicase, whose translation MLPEICDALERAGITTPFAIQEMTLSVALMGTDLIGQARTGTGKTLAFGIPVLQRSIAPKDPDYSEIPQGKPQALIVAPTRELALQVSGDLALAGADRGFRVLTVYGGVGYEPQLDALDSGVDIVVGTPGRLIDLMNRGALDISHVHALVLDEADEMLDLGFLPDVERILKHTPETRQTMLFSATMPAAIVALARTHMRHPMNIRAESSYENSTVPATAQHIYLAHDLDKPEIIGRVLQAEDADKMIVFTRTKRQAQRVADDLAERGFKAAPLHGDMAQIAREKALTKFRDDKIQVLVCTDVAARGIDVRGVSHVINYTCPEDDKTYVHRIGRTGRAGASGTAITLVDWADVHRWKMINKALDLPFPEPVETYSTSEHLFHDQGIAPGTKGRIVDPAPPAPRQDREPRRERSERPKRDRNRTRSRGGRPVDGSESSDAPKVEGQDDGVTRPARSRRRRRRSSGGAKSETPTSD comes from the coding sequence GTGCTCCCCGAGATTTGCGACGCGCTTGAGCGCGCAGGCATCACCACCCCCTTCGCTATCCAGGAGATGACCCTCTCGGTCGCCTTGATGGGCACCGACCTGATCGGGCAGGCCCGCACCGGCACCGGCAAGACGCTGGCCTTCGGCATCCCGGTCCTCCAGCGCTCGATCGCGCCCAAGGACCCAGACTACTCCGAGATCCCCCAGGGCAAGCCGCAGGCACTGATCGTCGCCCCGACGCGCGAACTCGCCCTGCAGGTATCGGGCGACCTCGCCCTGGCGGGCGCCGACCGCGGCTTCCGGGTGCTGACCGTCTATGGCGGCGTCGGGTACGAACCCCAACTCGACGCACTCGACTCTGGCGTCGACATCGTCGTCGGCACGCCCGGTCGCCTGATCGACCTGATGAACCGCGGCGCACTCGACATCTCCCACGTGCACGCCCTGGTGTTGGACGAGGCCGACGAGATGCTCGACCTGGGCTTCCTGCCTGACGTGGAGCGCATCCTCAAGCACACCCCCGAGACCCGGCAGACGATGCTGTTCTCCGCCACGATGCCGGCCGCGATCGTGGCCTTGGCGCGCACCCACATGCGCCACCCGATGAACATCCGGGCCGAGTCGTCGTACGAGAACTCGACCGTGCCCGCCACCGCGCAACACATCTATCTGGCCCACGACCTCGACAAGCCCGAGATCATCGGCCGCGTCCTGCAGGCCGAGGACGCCGACAAGATGATCGTCTTCACGCGCACCAAGCGGCAGGCTCAGCGGGTGGCCGACGACCTGGCAGAGCGTGGCTTCAAGGCTGCACCGCTGCACGGCGACATGGCCCAGATCGCACGCGAGAAGGCGCTGACGAAGTTCCGCGACGACAAGATCCAGGTGCTGGTCTGTACCGACGTCGCCGCGCGCGGCATCGATGTCCGCGGCGTCTCGCACGTGATCAACTACACCTGCCCCGAGGACGACAAGACCTATGTCCACCGGATCGGTCGCACCGGGCGCGCGGGCGCAAGCGGCACCGCGATCACGCTGGTCGACTGGGCCGACGTACACCGCTGGAAGATGATCAACAAGGCCCTGGACCTGCCCTTCCCGGAGCCGGTGGAGACCTACTCGACCTCCGAGCACCTCTTCCACGACCAGGGCATCGCGCCGGGCACCAAGGGCCGCATCGTCGATCCGGCTCCCCCGGCACCGCGCCAGGACCGCGAACCGCGCCGGGAGCGCAGCGAGCGGCCCAAGCGTGACCGCAACCGGACCCGTTCGCGTGGCGGACGGCCGGTCGACGGCTCCGAATCCTCCGACGCGCCGAAGGTCGAGGGCCAAGACGACGGGGTTACCCGCCCGGCACGCAGCCGCCGTCGGCGCCGTCGCAGTTCCGGTGGCGCGAAGTCGGAGACACCGACCAGCGACTGA
- a CDS encoding ferritin-like fold-containing protein produces MAASASDGVPADGSLAFEEPGYREAVVDLLGVIAYGELSAFERLAEDAKLAPTLEDKVALATMSAAEFGHFLPLRERIEELGSDAFEAMAPFREALDAFHANTAPSDWYEGLIKAYVGDGLAADFYREIAASLDVRTRDLIVSSLADAGASDFVVEHISDAISRDPRLGGRLALWGRRLMGEALLQAQRIAAERDSLTALLAGGVDRPGMDLAAIGRMFTRLTEAHTDRMGRLGLDA; encoded by the coding sequence ATGGCTGCATCAGCGTCAGACGGCGTCCCGGCGGACGGTTCGCTGGCATTCGAAGAACCTGGCTATCGCGAGGCCGTGGTCGACCTGCTCGGCGTGATCGCGTACGGCGAACTCTCCGCCTTCGAGCGCCTGGCCGAGGATGCCAAACTGGCGCCGACGCTGGAGGACAAGGTGGCGCTGGCCACGATGAGCGCCGCGGAGTTCGGCCACTTCCTGCCGCTGCGCGAACGGATCGAGGAACTCGGCTCCGACGCGTTCGAGGCGATGGCACCCTTCCGCGAGGCACTCGACGCCTTCCACGCCAACACCGCGCCCAGTGACTGGTACGAGGGCTTGATCAAGGCGTACGTGGGGGACGGTCTGGCAGCCGACTTCTATCGCGAGATCGCAGCGTCGCTGGATGTGCGTACGCGAGACCTGATCGTGTCGTCGCTGGCCGATGCCGGTGCCAGCGACTTCGTGGTCGAGCACATCAGCGACGCGATCTCTCGCGACCCTCGGCTCGGGGGGCGTCTGGCCCTGTGGGGTCGGCGGCTGATGGGTGAGGCGCTGCTGCAGGCGCAGCGGATCGCGGCCGAGCGGGACTCACTGACGGCGTTGCTGGCCGGGGGAGTGGATCGTCCCGGGATGGACCTGGCCGCGATCGGACGGATGTTCACCCGGCTCACCGAGGCGCACACCGACCGGATGGGTCGCCTCGGCCTAGACGCATGA
- a CDS encoding GlsB/YeaQ/YmgE family stress response membrane protein — protein MLSAILWALIGGTIIGLLGKFVAPGHRDSIPLWLTIICGIGGVLIGTFLYSQFFDPDTNGIDWWRHVWQIAVAAVLVMIAATVTGRAKTNA, from the coding sequence ATGCTTAGTGCAATCCTGTGGGCGCTCATCGGCGGCACGATCATCGGCCTCCTCGGCAAGTTCGTGGCCCCTGGTCACCGCGACTCCATCCCGTTGTGGCTCACGATCATCTGCGGCATCGGCGGCGTGCTGATCGGCACGTTCCTCTATTCGCAGTTCTTCGACCCCGACACCAACGGAATCGACTGGTGGCGCCACGTGTGGCAGATCGCGGTTGCCGCGGTGCTGGTGATGATCGCCGCTACTGTGACCGGCCGAGCGAAGACCAACGCTTGA
- a CDS encoding DUF3107 domain-containing protein: MEIKIGVQHGPRELVLDSNDKPDSLEDQVAKAVSEPGSLLVLQDVRGRTVIVPGDKIAYVEIGGGVSGHVGFRS; the protein is encoded by the coding sequence ATGGAGATCAAGATCGGAGTCCAGCACGGCCCACGCGAGTTGGTCCTGGACTCGAACGACAAGCCCGACTCCCTCGAGGACCAGGTTGCCAAGGCGGTCAGCGAGCCCGGCTCGTTGTTGGTGCTCCAGGATGTCCGCGGGCGCACCGTGATCGTGCCCGGTGACAAGATCGCGTACGTCGAGATCGGCGGCGGGGTCTCCGGTCACGTCGGTTTCCGCAGCTGA
- a CDS encoding TetR/AcrR family transcriptional regulator — MSISDDRPRGVRLPRQQRRAQLLEAALEVFVAQGYHAAAMDGIAEAAAVSKPVLYQHFPGKFELYLALLETSCDTIIDNCRMALESTQDNKQRVGATVEAFFSYVAHDAGAFRLVFESDLTNEPAVRDQIERVTTECSALIAEVIAEDTGLPAEASRLLAVSLVGMAQVSARFWLSSGGKLSQADAAALVAGLAWRGIRGYPRTDEH; from the coding sequence GTGAGCATCAGCGACGACCGCCCGCGAGGCGTACGACTGCCGCGCCAGCAACGCAGGGCACAGCTTCTCGAGGCTGCGCTCGAGGTCTTCGTAGCCCAGGGCTACCACGCAGCCGCGATGGACGGGATCGCCGAGGCCGCCGCGGTGTCGAAGCCGGTGCTGTATCAGCACTTCCCGGGCAAGTTCGAGTTGTACCTCGCGCTGCTGGAGACCTCGTGCGACACGATCATCGACAACTGCCGCATGGCGCTGGAGTCGACACAGGACAACAAGCAACGCGTGGGCGCGACCGTCGAGGCGTTCTTCTCCTATGTCGCCCACGACGCGGGTGCGTTCCGCCTGGTCTTCGAGTCCGACCTGACCAACGAACCCGCCGTACGCGACCAGATCGAGCGCGTCACCACCGAGTGCTCGGCGCTGATCGCCGAGGTGATCGCCGAGGACACCGGACTGCCTGCCGAGGCCTCGCGCCTGCTGGCGGTGTCGTTGGTCGGAATGGCGCAGGTGTCCGCGCGGTTCTGGCTCTCGTCCGGCGGCAAGTTGTCGCAGGCCGACGCAGCCGCGTTGGTGGCCGGGCTAGCGTGGCGAGGCATCCGTGGCTATCCGCGCACGGACGAGCACTGA
- the moeZ gene encoding adenylyltransferase/sulfurtransferase MoeZ, which produces MSFAPLVEPADSLSIEEVRRYSRHLIIPDVGMTGQKRLKNAKVLVIGAGGLGSPALLYLAAAGVGTLGIAEFDEVDESNLQRQVIHGQSDIGKSKAVSAKESILEVNPLVNVVLHEGRLENDNVKQVFEGYDLIIDGTDNFATRYMVNDAAYFLGIPYVWGSIYRFDGQASVFAPMLGEDLPCYRCLYPEPPPPGMVPSCAEGGVLGVLCAAIGAIQVNEGIKLLTGIGEPIAGKLMIYDALEMEYRKLRVRKDPNCALCGEHPTVTDLIDYETFCGAVSDEAAEAAVGSTISVTQLESMLKEREEGTRDFVLIDVREPNEFEINQIPGAVLIPKGEFLNGNALEQLPQDKQVVLHCKSGVRSAECLAIVKGAGYADAVHVGGGVVAWVNQIDPSQPSY; this is translated from the coding sequence GTGTCCTTCGCGCCGCTCGTGGAGCCCGCCGACTCGCTTTCCATCGAGGAGGTCCGCCGCTACAGCCGGCACCTGATCATTCCCGACGTCGGGATGACGGGACAGAAGCGGCTCAAGAACGCCAAGGTGCTCGTCATCGGCGCTGGCGGCCTCGGCTCGCCCGCGCTGCTCTACCTGGCCGCGGCAGGCGTGGGCACGCTGGGCATCGCGGAGTTCGACGAGGTGGACGAGTCCAACCTTCAGCGCCAGGTGATCCACGGCCAGTCCGACATCGGCAAGTCCAAGGCAGTCTCGGCCAAGGAGTCGATCCTCGAGGTCAACCCGCTCGTCAACGTGGTCTTGCACGAGGGGCGCCTGGAGAACGACAACGTCAAGCAGGTCTTCGAGGGCTATGACCTGATCATCGACGGCACCGACAACTTCGCCACGCGCTACATGGTCAACGACGCGGCGTACTTCCTGGGCATCCCCTATGTCTGGGGCTCGATCTATCGCTTCGACGGCCAGGCCAGCGTCTTCGCGCCGATGCTCGGTGAGGACCTCCCGTGCTATCGCTGCCTCTACCCCGAGCCGCCCCCGCCGGGCATGGTGCCGTCGTGCGCCGAGGGCGGCGTACTCGGCGTCCTGTGCGCCGCGATCGGCGCGATCCAGGTCAACGAGGGCATCAAGTTGCTGACCGGCATCGGTGAGCCGATCGCCGGCAAGCTGATGATCTACGACGCGCTGGAGATGGAATACCGCAAGCTGCGCGTACGCAAGGACCCCAACTGCGCGCTGTGCGGCGAGCACCCCACGGTGACCGACCTGATCGACTACGAGACCTTCTGCGGTGCCGTCTCCGACGAGGCCGCCGAGGCCGCGGTCGGCTCCACGATCTCGGTCACCCAGCTCGAGTCGATGCTCAAGGAGCGCGAGGAGGGTACGCGCGACTTCGTCCTGATCGACGTACGCGAGCCCAACGAGTTCGAGATCAACCAGATCCCCGGTGCGGTGCTGATCCCCAAGGGAGAGTTCCTCAACGGCAACGCCCTGGAGCAGTTGCCGCAGGACAAGCAGGTCGTGCTGCACTGCAAGAGCGGCGTACGGTCGGCCGAGTGCCTGGCGATTGTGAAGGGCGCCGGCTACGCCGACGCCGTCCACGTCGGCGGCGGGGTCGTGGCCTGGGTCAACCAGATCGACCCGAGCCAACCCTCCTACTGA
- a CDS encoding DUF1116 domain-containing protein, with protein MVVAMARNGTDFGIQVSGTGDEWFTGPAQLADGLFLGDYGPEDANPDIGDSAITETAGIGGFAMATAPAIVRFVGGSVPDALATTRRMHEITLAENPRWSVPVLEFQGTPTGIDVSLVCRTGILPQINTGMAGRIAGVGQVGAGLVTPPAEIFSKALARLAELSAAQ; from the coding sequence ATGGTGGTCGCGATGGCACGCAACGGCACCGACTTCGGCATCCAGGTGTCGGGCACCGGCGACGAATGGTTCACCGGACCTGCGCAGTTGGCCGACGGTCTGTTTCTCGGTGATTACGGCCCCGAGGACGCCAATCCCGACATCGGCGACTCGGCGATCACCGAGACCGCAGGCATCGGCGGGTTCGCGATGGCGACGGCGCCGGCGATCGTACGTTTCGTCGGCGGCAGTGTGCCGGATGCGCTCGCGACCACCCGGCGGATGCACGAGATCACCCTGGCCGAGAACCCGCGCTGGTCGGTGCCGGTGTTGGAGTTCCAGGGCACGCCGACGGGGATCGACGTGTCACTGGTCTGCCGCACCGGCATCCTGCCGCAGATCAATACCGGCATGGCCGGTCGGATCGCGGGCGTCGGACAGGTCGGCGCCGGACTCGTCACCCCGCCCGCGGAGATCTTCTCGAAGGCGTTGGCCCGGCTCGCCGAACTGTCAGCTGCTCAGTAG
- a CDS encoding DUF1116 domain-containing protein: protein MTQVVNVGADMFADAVAAQSVQVTRVDWRPPMPGTESDLAAVATDPRRTAANRRAVEAMLAVTAHLVDVAPASEVLGLEPGQFLHAGPPLEWSRASGPMRGALMGGAALEGLVDDPEDAEALFESGTSVSLEPCHHHSTVGPMAGVVTPSMWMWVLEDPESGRRTYCSLNEGLGKVLRYGAYAPEVLDRLRWMSGVLGPLLQTAVRSTDPVDVTGILTQMLQMGDEAHNRNRAGTLMLLRDLAPAMVTSGRDAADVAQAMRFIGGNDHFFLNLAMPACKLRPRRRSRCARLDDGGRDGTQRHRLRHPGVGHRRRMVHRTCAVGRRSVSR from the coding sequence ATGACCCAGGTAGTCAACGTCGGGGCCGACATGTTCGCCGACGCCGTCGCCGCCCAGTCCGTCCAGGTCACCCGGGTCGACTGGCGTCCCCCGATGCCCGGCACCGAAAGTGACCTCGCCGCCGTTGCCACCGACCCTCGGCGTACGGCAGCCAACCGCCGCGCGGTCGAGGCGATGCTGGCCGTCACCGCCCATCTGGTGGACGTGGCGCCGGCCAGTGAGGTGCTCGGCCTGGAACCTGGGCAGTTCCTGCACGCCGGTCCCCCACTGGAGTGGTCGCGCGCATCCGGTCCCATGCGTGGGGCCTTGATGGGCGGTGCCGCCCTGGAGGGACTGGTCGACGACCCCGAGGACGCCGAGGCCCTCTTCGAGTCGGGCACGAGCGTCTCGCTCGAGCCGTGCCACCACCACAGCACCGTCGGCCCGATGGCCGGTGTGGTGACACCGTCGATGTGGATGTGGGTCCTGGAAGACCCAGAGAGCGGGCGGCGTACGTATTGCTCGCTCAACGAGGGCCTGGGCAAGGTGCTGCGCTACGGCGCGTACGCCCCCGAGGTGCTCGACCGGTTGCGCTGGATGAGCGGGGTGCTCGGCCCGCTGCTCCAGACGGCAGTGCGGTCGACGGATCCCGTCGATGTCACCGGCATCCTCACCCAGATGCTGCAGATGGGCGACGAGGCACACAACCGCAACCGCGCGGGCACGCTGATGTTGCTGCGCGATCTCGCGCCCGCGATGGTGACCAGCGGTCGCGACGCGGCCGATGTGGCACAGGCGATGCGGTTCATCGGCGGCAACGACCACTTCTTCCTCAACCTGGCGATGCCCGCCTGCAAGCTTCGCCCTCGACGCCGGTCGCGATGTGCCCGGCTCGACGATGGTGGTCGCGATGGCACGCAACGGCACCGACTTCGGCATCCAGGTGTCGGGCACCGGCGACGAATGGTTCACCGGACCTGCGCAGTTGGCCGACGGTCTGTTTCTCGGTGA
- a CDS encoding FdrA family protein — MTDHVELRAGAYADSVTLLQVSRTVQSTPGVAAAQVAMATELNLDVLRAMGFQIPQEAGSNHLVVALRLAEDGDLALALAAVDDALAPTRPASGDVRVAPPRTTGAALRDHRDCLALISVPGASAVVEAMDALDAGSDVMVFSDNVPVAQEIALKSAAQRLDRLVMGPDCGTAVVDGVGLGFANVVRPGRIGLVAASGTGCQQLLCLLHLAGAEHDGVGVTWALGVGGRDLSADVGGISTRAALRRLDDDPEIDLVVLVSKPPAEEVARDLRTFAEGLGTPVEFGLLGPGERDLTAVAESALARLGAPAPQWPVSGVDNTGPATGHYLRGLFVGGTLCDEAMLIATSTLGPIRSNIPLSPDLALGPDLTAPTHLMIDFGDDALTQGRAHPMIDPTLRLEHLTRVAEDPDTGVILLDLVLGHGAEPDPASRLAPAIAAARSARPIPVIVALLGTDLDPQDLHATREALVAAGAEVHLSNAYAARRAVELIGAAR, encoded by the coding sequence ATGACCGACCATGTCGAGCTTCGAGCCGGTGCGTACGCCGACTCCGTGACATTGCTGCAGGTGAGCCGCACCGTGCAGTCCACACCCGGAGTCGCGGCGGCCCAGGTCGCGATGGCGACCGAACTCAATCTCGACGTGCTGCGCGCCATGGGCTTCCAGATCCCGCAGGAGGCGGGGAGCAACCATCTCGTGGTCGCCCTCCGGTTGGCCGAGGACGGCGATCTGGCCCTGGCGCTTGCCGCTGTAGACGATGCGCTCGCGCCTACGCGCCCCGCCTCCGGCGACGTCAGGGTGGCGCCACCTCGTACGACGGGTGCCGCTCTGCGAGACCACCGCGACTGCCTCGCGCTGATCTCGGTGCCGGGAGCCAGCGCGGTCGTCGAGGCGATGGATGCTCTCGACGCTGGCAGTGACGTGATGGTCTTCAGTGACAACGTCCCGGTCGCGCAGGAGATCGCGCTGAAGTCCGCTGCCCAGCGACTCGATCGTCTGGTGATGGGCCCCGACTGCGGCACTGCCGTCGTCGACGGGGTAGGACTCGGGTTCGCGAACGTGGTGCGCCCGGGGCGGATCGGGCTCGTGGCCGCCTCCGGCACCGGGTGCCAACAACTGTTGTGCCTGCTGCACCTCGCGGGGGCCGAGCACGACGGCGTCGGGGTCACCTGGGCTCTCGGGGTGGGGGGTCGCGATCTCTCGGCCGACGTGGGCGGCATCTCCACCCGCGCGGCCCTGCGCCGACTGGACGACGATCCCGAGATCGACCTCGTCGTCTTGGTGTCCAAGCCACCTGCCGAGGAGGTGGCCCGCGACCTGCGGACGTTCGCCGAGGGCCTCGGCACGCCGGTCGAGTTCGGCCTCCTCGGACCTGGGGAGCGCGATCTGACCGCTGTAGCCGAGTCGGCTCTGGCCCGGCTGGGCGCGCCGGCACCCCAATGGCCGGTCTCCGGCGTCGACAACACCGGACCGGCCACCGGTCACTACCTGCGTGGCCTCTTCGTCGGCGGCACCTTGTGCGACGAGGCGATGCTGATCGCGACATCGACGCTCGGCCCGATCCGCAGCAACATCCCGCTCTCTCCCGACCTCGCGCTGGGACCGGATCTGACCGCGCCGACACATCTGATGATCGACTTCGGAGACGATGCGCTCACCCAAGGACGCGCACACCCCATGATCGATCCGACGTTGCGCTTGGAGCACCTCACCCGGGTCGCAGAGGACCCCGACACCGGCGTGATCCTGCTCGACCTGGTGCTGGGACACGGCGCGGAGCCCGACCCTGCCTCCCGGCTGGCACCGGCCATCGCGGCGGCTCGCAGCGCGCGACCCATCCCCGTGATCGTGGCACTGCTGGGCACGGACCTGGATCCGCAGGATCTCCACGCCACCCGCGAAGCACTGGTCGCCGCGGGCGCCGAGGTTCATCTGTCGAATGCGTACGCGGCCAGGCGTGCGGTCGAGTTGATCGGAGCAGCACGATGA
- a CDS encoding DUF2877 domain-containing protein, producing MIPGVATPAVVDRLRGAAAGTLPVLSRSEHAVYLDVDGSAVGVLSAHAVRVPCGIGTLLESVRSLTEPAHLSDGRLRFGEVEVRIGRLCSQQAPALLPHALRGDAWSALTEVGPDVRGFVAAFVPGTITARVALDLLGRGPGLTPLGDDILAGWLAVHSASGRPDGVVADVVRTHRERTTTLSATLLDHAVAGDVVPEFADFLRDVGSPRAADSAERLTRVGATSGAGLLVGAALAQRRLTAERNVA from the coding sequence GTGATTCCCGGAGTCGCTACGCCGGCCGTCGTGGATCGGCTGCGCGGCGCCGCGGCCGGGACACTGCCCGTCCTGTCTCGCAGCGAGCACGCGGTGTATCTCGACGTCGACGGCAGCGCGGTCGGCGTCTTGTCGGCGCACGCCGTACGCGTGCCCTGCGGCATCGGCACCCTGCTGGAGTCGGTGCGGAGCCTCACCGAGCCCGCCCACCTCTCGGACGGGCGCCTGCGATTCGGCGAAGTCGAAGTACGGATCGGGCGCCTGTGCTCGCAGCAGGCCCCTGCACTCCTCCCGCACGCTCTGCGCGGCGACGCCTGGAGCGCCCTCACCGAGGTGGGTCCGGACGTACGCGGATTCGTCGCCGCCTTCGTACCCGGCACGATCACCGCGCGGGTGGCTTTGGACCTGCTCGGACGTGGTCCGGGGCTGACTCCTTTGGGCGACGACATTCTCGCGGGCTGGCTCGCGGTGCACTCGGCTTCGGGCCGCCCTGATGGCGTCGTGGCCGATGTCGTGCGGACACATCGCGAGCGCACGACGACACTGTCCGCGACGCTGCTCGACCACGCGGTCGCAGGCGACGTGGTGCCCGAGTTCGCCGACTTCCTACGCGACGTCGGTTCGCCACGAGCCGCCGACTCCGCTGAACGCCTGACCCGCGTCGGGGCCACCTCCGGCGCCGGACTCCTCGTCGGCGCTGCTCTTGCGCAGCGTCGACTTACCGCCGAAAGGAACGTGGCATGA
- a CDS encoding helix-turn-helix domain-containing protein: MIKGRDVASAIARADALHTALTRIVLEGGDLDRIAQEAGEVIGCEVIVTSTDGRERAAHLGDEARATLDQAGLLDPTGRVRVERMLTNANTSTPHGDVLMVRVGAAGMDLARLIAYQHGGTLAAHDVHSLERAATVAALLITREEAINAVQNKYRGDFLRDLFLGRAGPRAYVDEHAAAFGWDLDRPMVVVSAELDPSGLDGEHASSERRREWQERFAAAWRQVCAGLDGSAPSVDFSSEVVTLLPVGDEPGLPPGADVVRSAVTGVSGDRGGGRLPFSVGVSRLASSTDDLPAAYQQARRAVEVGRRVRGGGSTTFFDQLGLHRLLALVPDPAELTAYACDILGPLAEKTPEARDLRETLRVLLDTNFNVAEAARAQFFHYNTMRYRVGKLERILGPLSSDPHLRLDVAVALRVLEIGN, encoded by the coding sequence TTGATAAAGGGACGGGATGTCGCGTCGGCGATCGCGCGGGCAGATGCGTTGCACACCGCGCTGACCCGCATCGTGTTGGAGGGCGGTGACCTCGACCGGATCGCACAAGAAGCCGGCGAGGTGATCGGCTGCGAGGTGATCGTCACCTCCACCGACGGTCGCGAGCGCGCGGCTCATCTGGGCGACGAGGCTCGCGCCACGCTCGATCAGGCGGGCCTGCTCGACCCCACCGGCCGCGTCCGTGTCGAGCGGATGCTCACCAACGCCAACACCAGCACCCCCCATGGCGACGTCTTGATGGTGCGTGTCGGCGCAGCCGGCATGGACCTTGCACGCCTGATCGCCTACCAGCACGGCGGCACCCTGGCCGCGCATGATGTCCACTCGCTCGAACGCGCCGCGACGGTGGCCGCGTTGTTGATCACGAGGGAAGAGGCCATCAACGCGGTGCAGAACAAGTACCGCGGTGACTTCCTGCGGGACCTCTTCTTGGGTCGTGCGGGTCCGCGTGCGTACGTCGACGAGCATGCGGCCGCCTTCGGCTGGGACCTGGATCGCCCGATGGTCGTGGTCTCCGCCGAGCTCGACCCCTCGGGGCTGGACGGCGAGCACGCGTCGAGCGAACGTCGCCGGGAGTGGCAGGAGCGGTTCGCGGCAGCCTGGCGCCAGGTCTGTGCGGGCCTCGACGGCTCTGCGCCGAGCGTGGACTTCTCGTCCGAGGTCGTGACGCTGCTGCCAGTGGGTGACGAGCCCGGGTTGCCTCCCGGTGCCGACGTCGTGCGCAGCGCGGTCACGGGTGTCAGTGGCGACCGTGGTGGAGGGCGCCTGCCCTTCTCCGTCGGCGTCAGCCGGCTCGCCTCGTCCACCGACGATCTGCCGGCTGCCTACCAGCAAGCCCGGCGCGCGGTCGAAGTCGGACGCCGGGTGCGCGGCGGTGGCTCCACCACCTTCTTTGATCAACTCGGGCTGCACCGGCTGCTCGCGCTGGTGCCCGATCCTGCCGAACTCACGGCGTACGCCTGCGACATCTTGGGCCCGCTTGCCGAGAAGACCCCCGAGGCTCGCGACCTGCGCGAGACCCTGCGCGTCCTGCTCGACACGAATTTCAACGTGGCCGAAGCCGCGCGGGCGCAGTTCTTCCACTACAACACCATGCGCTACCGGGTGGGCAAGCTCGAACGCATCCTCGGGCCACTCTCGTCGGATCCGCACCTGCGACTCGATGTCGCCGTGGCCTTGCGTGTGCTGGAGATCGGCAACTAA